One part of the Humulus lupulus chromosome 9, drHumLupu1.1, whole genome shotgun sequence genome encodes these proteins:
- the LOC133801641 gene encoding GDSL esterase/lipase At5g45910-like, protein MKTLLFFTIISCLYFKILLVLLFSASTTTATQPYYKAIFNFGDSLSDTGNSLLSSTTTDVPTVGKLPYGMTFFRHPTGRFSDGRLIVDFIAEAFEFPYLRPYLEIADTQNDFLRGVNFAVGGATALSLASNFWTNNSLSVQLGWFKKFKASFCTKIEDCENFMKRSLFLMGEIGGNDYNFPFFSGGTIPQVRELVPLVVEAITNVTIALIEEGAVDLVVPGNLPIGCSVVYLTLFESSNKTDYDEIGCLKALNEFSKLHNRHLKRALQTLRLKYPHTNIIYGDYYHATMRIINAPLHYGFDKKSLFRACCGGGGSYNYNLSVTCGEDGSTVCEDPSLYVSWDGVHLTEAAYQVMAESLIDSLSLTTTSLVTI, encoded by the exons ATGAAAACTCTCTTGTTCTTCACCATCATCTCTTGTCTATATTTTAAGATCCTATTAGTGTTATTATTCTCAGCaagtactactactgctactcaaCCCTATTACAAAGCAATTTTCAACTTTGGTGACTCCCTCAGCGACACCGGAAATTCGCTTCTTTCTAGCACTACCACCGATGTCCCAACCGTCGGAAAACTCCCTTATGGGATGACCTTTTTCCGTCACCCAACCGGTCGTTTTTCTGATGGACGCCTAATCGTTGATTTCATAG CTGAGGCATTTGAGTTTCCTTATTTGAGACCTTACCTGGAAATTGCCGATACCCAAAATGATTTTCTCCGGGGAGTAAATTTTGCTGTTGGTGGAGCTACTGCACTGAGTTTGGCTTCAAATTTTTGGACAAACAATTCGTTAAGTGTTCAGCTAGGCTGGTTCAAGAAATTCAAGGCCTCTTTTTGTACCAAAATTGAAG ATTGTGAAAACTTTATGAAAAGATCACTTTTTTTAATGGGAGAGATTGGTGGAAACGATTATAACTTTCCATTCTTTTCTGGTGGGACAATCCCACAAGTTAGAGAATTAGTCCCACTTGTTGTTGAAGCAATAACAAACGTCACCATT GCATTGATTGAAGAAGGAGCGGTGGATTTGGTGGTACCGGGAAATTTGCCAATTGGGTGCTCAGTTGTGTATCTAACTTTGTTCGAAAGCTCAAACAAAACAGATTATGATGAAATTGGGTGTTTGAAGGCTTTGAATGAGTTCTCAAAGTTGCATAACAGACACCTCAAACGAGCTTTACAAACGCTGAGGTTGAAATATCCACACACCAACATAATCTATGGTGATTACTATCATGCAACAATGCGAATCATTAATGCCCCACTACACTACG GATTTGATAAGAAAAGTTTATTTAGAGCGTGTTGTGGTGGAGGTGGATCTTATAACTATAATCTTTCAGTGACATGTGGAGAAGATGGTTCAACAGTATGTGAAGATCCATCTTTATATGTTAGTTGGGATGGAGTTCATTTGACAGAAGCAGCTTATCAGGTTATGGCCGAGAGCTTGATCGATAGTCTTAGTCTCACAACAACATCTCTTGTCACAATATGA